A genomic window from Ciona intestinalis chromosome 8, KH, whole genome shotgun sequence includes:
- the LOC104265974 gene encoding MAM and LDL-receptor class A domain-containing protein 1-like has product MDLSNFTFAMMYIFIQQSLVNCGALTRSDFVNKLMRERRSVSEQSVRVNEDLEAVVYTLNRPVAGTRNIAGSLQEPLPQTGKTGSSVFPQAIQTTGEISTTSSTNETEFTEDQETSDLLDVGIEEEFQLEENHPGVIISSSVEETAEGVDPNDVEEIARKRHYAAKDGFAKIIDINQRVGVRGIKEGDMRMSLRMNRNSAGGTDKWPKTRSGPNRGLVRIPYKISRQYNRTQLAVIRSAIPTFTRHTCLRFVPRRTEVAFIYISNGKGCWADVGKTGHPSQTVSLGIPGCVIKGIVLHEFMHVAGFQHEHSRSDRNRYVKIYRQHVQPDMVANFDRYNDSVNYVVYDYNSVMHYSKNAFSKEIYLPTVQVIPKRKPEPIIGQRERLSPYDIEEVKYLYDCGAGTYQRCGRDFFNLATGSFNSPSYPSPYPAEAHCTWNITVQPGRFVNVTFKGIDISDSPVCQNDVILIHDGKNAAAPTMRTICGTQTGDISIVSTGRSMFIIFSSDPTRDSNRGFRAIFRETMLLGSTVQLVSAMPTLPPINTTLGRFQCNFDQSICEMTQDSLDILDWTRSRGPTPSRYTGPFFDHTNGQGYYIYVESSLPAEAGDNAIIRTPWLNGVNFCVTFSYHMYGAYMGSLRLLALEKRTTDGYGHEVLLWEKHGNQGRNWQTQEINYNAESNVESVHFYWEVFVFYYQSDIAIDDIDISPGTCRSTPVATTTSPRLVVWTTNRRPTTPTTTASTTRATTTVRSTVPTTTTRRTIPTTLPPVAYASINCTFDNDLCGWTQSRSDTFDWTQRQGPTPSHSTGPTSDHTTQNGMYLHIEASNPRRLGDRAQLVSPLLTPQTHCMHMFYHMHGRQIGNLTVAQMVGGVRTNLIELKGEKGDLWNSLSVEINSGYRRKSNIIRHARTERQLIRSEENRRENPAQDPDLDVTSTNTRHDSMVVGTRLAGLQQVHQDVRVIIEGTTGIGYAGDIAIDDVAISDGPCDTTPSVATVVLVNDFNCNFDVNICGMIQNGDNLDNFDWTRNSGPTGSAVTGPSTDHTTGNEQGYYMYIESSSPRSVNQIAELTTPKMTPQQYCVRFFSHMWGSTIGTMRVFSVEELSGASSTLLRLRQLNVVGNQGDSWIAREFDFVHNTNALNVKFVFQGKVGPSFTSDIAMDDLTITPGTCQASSSTSVPTTTTTRRTTTTTAAVLVGSSTTTVGVSAQPTNMITNTTTPSTTTTVAPTNILGTDFACDFDASLDCGITQSTTDDFNWNRHRGKTTSGGTGPLADHTSGTTSGYYMYAEGSRPRQRNHEAIISTPSLGVSNTKRCVTFWYHMWGSGMGTLDVTAEFTTPSRPNVRTNGGVLRTHTSSVFRRQGHQDRNWLSARITLDQHQSYMGGSVVLHFRAIRGDTFQTDLAIDDICTSEGPCDSNNRCNAAGRLIATTTPAVAATTTTTTSATTTMGSTTTVSTISLATTTLDPLLRLCVGMPLCTFESRQPNNQRPRTASVAPPPGRGASLDLGPHDPHAPYANDLMCGWKQLVQRDQFNWTRHSGATVSRGTGPPGDHTTTRGYYMYIETSSPRKLNDKAFLQTYLMFPTDYCLDIYYNMYGVFAGRLSVRSVQRLTNGRTTMAYLKNVAGNQGTRWKNMKVQFRPSRNAREVGFRIEGVVGNDFRSDIAIDDIAIHPGRCNACARPSHSFTNNLNQQQSFSTGCAHVRLFYVRCCSLTQEKVVYRRVNNCDQDMFSPARLNWFCNN; this is encoded by the exons ATGGATTTGTCAAATTTCACCTTCGCAATGATGTACATCTTTATACAACAAAGTTTAG TGAATTGCGGCGCACTGACAAGGAGCGATTTCGTCAATAAGTTAATGAGGGAACGGAGATCAGTCTCCGAGCAATCTGTTCGAGTGAACGAAGACCTTGAAGCTGTCGTGTACACTCTTAACCGACCCGTAGCTGGTACGAGGAACATAGCCGGATCACTGCAAGAACCTTTACCTCAAACTGGGAAGACTGGATCATCAGTTTTCCCCCAAGCGATCCAAACCACTGGTGAAATTAGCACTACCTCTTCTACCAATGAAACAGAATTCACAGAAGACCAAGAAACAAG TGATTTATTGGATGTTGGTATTGAAGAAGAGTTTCAACTTGAAGAAAATCACCCTGGCGTCATCATTTCGTCATCGGTAGAGGAGACAGCGGAAGGCGTGGACCCAAATGATGTCGAAGAGATCGCTCGTAAGCGCCATTATGCGGCAAAAGACGGTTTTGCAAAAATCATCGACATTAATCAAC GCGTCGGAGTTAGAGGGATTAAGGAAGGAGACATGCGCATGAGCCTGCGTATG AATCGTAACTCGGCAGGTGGAACCGACAAATGGCCGAAAACCAGATCTGGTCCAAATCGTGGCTTGGTTAGAATTCCATACAAGATCTCGCGACAGTACA ACCGCACGCAATTAGCCGTCATTCGATCTGCAATACCAACGTTTACAAGACACACATGCCTTCGATTTGTCCCAAGGCGCACTGAAGTcgcatttatttacattagcaaCGGGAAGGG ATGCTGGGCTGACGTTGGAAAAACGGGCCACCCCTCCCAAACCGTATCTCTGGGAATTCCAGGGTGTGTAATTAAAGGTATTGTTCTCCACGAGTTCATGCATGTTGCAGGCTTCCAACACGAACATTCAAGAAGCGATCGCAACCGATACGTTAAAATCTATAGACAACACGTTCAACCAG ACATGGTCGCGAATTTTGATCGGTACAACGACAGTGTGAACTATGTTGTGTATGACTACAATAGCGTTATGCATTACAGCAAGAACGCTTTCTCCAAAGAAATCTATTTGCCGACCGTTCAG GTTATACCAAAGAGAAAACCGGAACCAATTATTGGACAGCGAGAACGTTTAAGTCCCTACGACATCGAAGAAGTCAAATATCTTTACGATTGTG GAGCAGGAACATACCAACGATGTGGAAGAGATTTCTTCAACCTAGCAACTGGTTCGTTTAACAGTCCAAGTTACCCCAGCCCTTACCCAGCGGAAGCTCACTGTACATGGAACATTACTGTACAACCAGGACGTTTTGTAAACGTCACGTTCAAGGGAATTGACATCAGTG ATTCCCCGGTATGCCAGAACGACGTTATACTTATCCACGATGGGAAAAATGCCGCTGCCCCCACTATGAGGACAATCTGTGGTACTCAAACTGGAGATATTTCT ATTGTGAGCACTGGCAGAAGCATGTTCATCATATTCTCGTCTGACCCGACGCGAGATTCGAACCGGGGTTTCCGTGCAATATTCCGTGAAA CGATGCTCCTCGGAAGTACTGTTCAACTTGTTTCAGCTATGCCAACCCTACCTCCAATTAATACCACCCTTGGTAGATTCCAATGCAATTTTGACCAAAGCATTTGCGAAATGACACAAGACTCGCTCGACATACTTGACTGGACACGAAGCAGAGGTCCGACGCCAAGTCGTTACACTGGACCATTTTTCGATCATACAAATGGACAAG GTTATTATATTTACGTGGAGTCGTCGCTACCCGCAGAGGCAGGAGATAATGCAATTATTCGGACGCCTTGGCTCAACGGAGTCAACTTTTGCGTTACCTTCAGCTATCATATGTACGGTGCTTACATGGGCAGTTTGCGTTTGCTTGCCCTGGAAAAGAG AACAACAGATGGCTATGGGCATGAAGTGCTCTTGTGGGAAAAACACGGAAACCAAGGTCGCAACTGGCAAACACAAGAGATAAATTACAACGCCGAAAgcaatgttgag TCCGTTCACTTCTACTGGGAGGTGTTTGTCTTCTACTACCAATCTGACATCGCAATCGACGATATTGATATTTCACCTGGAACATGTAGATCAACACCGGTTGCTACGACCACTTCCCCTAGGTTGGTTGTATGGACGACCAACCGAAGACCAACAACACCAACAACCACTGCATCAACAACCAGAGCAACCACAACTGTCAGATCTACCGTCCCTACCACAACGACCAGAAGAACCATACCTACGACTCTACCACCAGTGGCTTATGCAA GTATTAACTGCACGTTTGACAATGACTTATGTGGGTGGACGCAATCAAGAAGCGATACTTTCGACTGGACGCAGAGACAGGGACCGACGCCAAGTCATTCAACCGGGCCTACCAGCGACCACACAACTCAGAATG GTATGTACTTGCACATTGAAGCTTCAAACCCACGACGACTTGGCGACAGAGCTCAACTCGTATCCCCGTTACTTACGCCACAAACCCATTGCATGCATATGTTCTACCATATGCACGGAAGACAGATCGGGAACCTCACC GTTGCGCAAATGGTTGGTGGGGTCAGAACCAATCTGATTGAACTAAAAGGAGAGAAGGGAGATCTCTGGAATTCACTTTCTGTTGAAATCAACTCCGGCTACCGTAGAAAATCAAACATAATTCGTCACGCCCGTACTGAGCGG CAACTGATACGCAGCGAAGAGAACAGGAGGGAAAACCCGGCACAG gatcCAGACCTAGATGTGACCTCGACAAACACGCGGCACG ACTCTATGGTGGTTGGGACCCGACTGGCAGGCCTACAGCAAGTGCATCAAGACGTAAGGGTGATTATTGAAGGGACAACGGGCATAGGATACGCTGGTGATATTGCGATTGATGACGTAGCGATTTCTGACGGACCATGCG ATACTACACCAAGCGTGGCGACGGTCGTTCTCGTAAATGATTTCAATTGTAATTTCGACGTCAATATTTGTGGCATGATCCAGAACGgtgataacttggacaacttTGATTGGACGCGTAACAGTGGTCCAACGGGTAGCGCAGTAACCGGTCCATCTACCGACCACACGACG GGCAACGAGCAGGGTTATTACATGTACATTGAGTCGTCATCACCTCGATCAGTTAACCAGATTGCTGAGTTGACCACCCCTAAAATGACACCACAACAATACTGTGTGCGATTTTTCTCTCACATGTGGGGATCCACGATTGGAACAATGAGG GTATTTTCCGTTGAAGAGCTTTCTGGTGCAAGTTCTACTTTACTTCGTTTAAGGCAACTTAATGTTGTTGGCAACCAAGGAGACTCTTGGATTGCACGCGAGTTTGACTTCGTGCACAACACCAACGCACTCAATGTTAAGTTTGTCTTTCAAGGTAAAGTTGGACCAAGTTTCACAAGCGACATAGCGATGGATGATTTGACTATTACACCCGGAACCTGTCAAGCTAGCTCTTCCACATCAGTCCCAACCACCACAACAACCAgaagaacaacaacaaccacagcAGCCGTTTTAGTGGGAAGCTCAACGACTACTGTGGGGGTTTCAGCACAACCCACTAATATGATAACAAATACCACAACACCATCCACTACGACCACTGTTGCTCCAACAAATATTCTTGGTACAG ACTTTGCGTGTGATTTTGATGCCTCATTGGATTGTGGGATCACTCAATCCACAACTGACGACTTTAACTGGAATCGTCATCGTGGTAAAACTACTAGCGGAGGAACTGGACCTTTAGCAGATCATACTTCTGGTACAACATCAG GATATTACATGTACGCCGAAGGAAGCAGGCCAAGGCAACGGAACCACGAAGCAATCATATCAACTCCGTCTCTTGGCGTCTCCAATACAAAGCGATGTGTGACTTTCTGGTACCACATGTGGGGTAGTGGGATGGGTACACTCGACGTTACAGCGGAGTTCACAACACCGTCCAG GCCAAATGTAAGAACGAATGGAGGAGTTCTACGTACGCACACAAGTTCTGTGTTCCGAAGACAAGGACATCAAGATCGTAATTGGTTATCTGCTCGTATTACATTGGATCAACACCAGTCTTACATGGGCGGATCAGTGGTGTTGCATTTCCGTGCAATCCGTGGGGACACTTTCCAAACTGACTTGGCCATCGACGACATTTGTACATCTGAAGGACCATGCG ACTCCAACAATCGTTGCAACGCAGCTGGGAGGTTAATCGCTACCACAACACCGGCGGTTGCAgccacaacaacaaccacgACGTCTGCGACTACCACCATGGgttcaacaacaacagtatCGACTATATCCTTGGCTACAACGACTCTAGATCCTTTACTTCGTCTATGCGTCGGCATGCCAC TGTGCACTTTTGAAAGTCGTCAACCAAACAACCAACGACCGCGTACAGCCTCTGTAGCGCCACCACCTGGACGAGGAGCATCACTTGATCTTGGACCTCACGATCCACATGCACCATATGCTAATGACCTGATGTGCGGTTGGAAACAACTTGTACAACGAGATCAATTTAACTGGACAAGACACAGCGGTGCCACTGTCAGTAGAGGCACTGGTCCACCAGGAGATCATACGACTACACGAG GTTATTACATGTACATCGAGACTTCTAGTCCAAGAAAATTAAACGACAAAGCCTTCTTGCAAACATATCTTATGTTTCCTACTGACTATTGTCTGGACATCTATTACAACATGTATGGG GTTTTTGCTGGAAGGTTATCTGTACGTTCTGTTCAAAGGCTTACAAATGGTAGAACCACAATGGCATACTTAAAGAATGTAGCAGGTAACCAGGGTACAAGGTGGAAGAACATGAAAGTACAATTCAGGCCTTCACGTAACGCAAGG GAGGTTGGTTTCAGAATAGAAGGTGTGGTTGGCAATGATTTTAGAAGCGATATTGCAATTGATGATATAGCGATACACCCAGGACGATGCA ATGCATGTGCCCGACCAAGTCACTCGTTTACCAACAACTTAAACCAGCAACAATCTTTTTCCACCGGCTGTGCACATGTCAGGTTGTTTTACGTGCGCTGCTGCAGTCTCACCCAAGAAAAGGTGGTGTATAGACGAGTTAATAACTGCGACCAAGATATGTTCAGCCCTGCGCGGTTAAACTGGTTTTGCAACAActag